A region of Alteromonadaceae bacterium 2753L.S.0a.02 DNA encodes the following proteins:
- a CDS encoding putative Ig domain-containing protein, protein MRIVAEPLEDRLLFSATTDFVLLSDGPDDPDNLSVQADNANLLDILQLPDPLGDPTAFEPLLDTPDIDSSPLPREYFGGELIFVDSAVDNSTQLLEELELSETSEYQVFMLDSNADGIEQISLVLAQYAGVQGIHLITHGNQGRINLGDSQLDTNSLSNFQDQLSSWGDALDANGDILIYGCNLTGDAAGEQLINSLANITSADVAASNDATGASTLGGDWQLESRTGIIETQTLEAHQWQGLLAAAPADDAITVWHDEVITGNLFTGVGGTQINADTFTGSGQLVSVEYNGVVYSSFDGSDNLTIAADSGTFVINRDGTYTFTTNYTASTVNNDTALDWAGAFNVYGFAAGATYEASVDVLDTSFSNATADSAVEFDNGIGVMYPGSLTDEIDNDGNTEALVIDLQANYGMATVTVSRLGGSPVEQANWEAYDASGNQVGSGSVAGVGGGGASDFIDVFISDTSADFQYLVFTSGNTNTSYVVNQITFAADEPGDESFIYSVEDSGDLAAGTANGNFTISFVDDNNLATAYLDGIGSEGSTASTGFLADDADGVSGPVSYQWQRSVDGDNWNNISGATASDYVLTADEGGMYVRAQLTYVDDEGTIETVNSQVSSQVTNNGAGRALFSGIEFEGEILTGSIYDQDGVPGTISYQWQSSADGSTWSDISGATSSDFTLTASEVGQYVRLTANYTDNASNPENVQSVSSGIIGSGNTPGTVILSGSATEDQNLNALVSDANGATGVISYAWQRSSDGSSWANITGATTASYTLGDDDVAQYIRVSASYTDDAGYSESLVSSATSPINNVNDTPSLSFSGTETEDQLLTASLADADGISTVDYQWQRSSDGSTWTDIAGAIASSYTLGDADVNNYVRVTASYTDDQGTLETPASSASGLITGINDTASISFSGTETEDEILSSIITDADGYSAVTYQWQRSTDGSTWTNIGSANNSTYTLTDADVGNFVRVTASYTDNQGTAEAPISSSSGSITGINDTATISFSGTETEDQTLSATITDADGFGAVNYQWQRSTDGSTWSDIASATNASYILTDADVGNFIRVNASYTDNQGTAETPISPASGLITGINDTASISFSGTETEDQILSATVTDADGFGSVTYQWQRSTDGSTWSDIGSATNASYTLTDADVDNFVRVTASYTDNQGTAEAPISSSSGSITGINDTATISFSGTETEDQILSATVTDADGFSAVSYQWQRSSDGSTWTDIGSAINASYTLTDADVDNFVRVTASYTDNQGTAETPVSSASGLIIGINDTASISFSGIETEDQTLSSTITDADGFSAVSYQWQRSSDGSTWTDIGTAINASYTLTDADVGNFVRVTASYTDNQGTTETPVSSASGLITGINDTASISFSGTETEDQTLSATITDADGFTAVNYQWQRSTDGSTWSDIGSATNASYTLTDADVGNFVRVNASYTDNQGTAETPVSSASGLITGINDTASISFSGTETEDQTLSASITDADGFGAVNYQWQRSSDGSTWIDIASATNASYTLTDADVDNFVRVTASYTDNQGTAETPISSASGLITGINDTASISFSGTETEDQILSSTITDADGFGAVNYQWQRSTDGSTWTDIVSATNANYTLNDADVGNFIRVTASYTDNQGTAEAPISSSSGSITGINDTATISFSGTETEDQTLSASITDADGYTVVNYQWQRSSDGSTWTDIGSATNASYTLTDADVDNFVRVTASYTDNQGTTETPVSSTSGLIRGINDTASISFSGTETEDQTLSATITDADGFGSVTYQWQRSTDGSTWSDIGSATNASYTLTDADVGNFVRVTASYTDNQGTAETPISSSSGSISGINDAATISFSGTETEDQILSASITDADGFGVVTYQWQRSTDGSIWSDIASATNASYTLTDADVGNFIRVTASYTDNQGTAETPISSTSGLITGINDTASISFSGTETEDQILSSTITDADGFGAVNYQWQRSTDGSTWSDIASATNASYTLTDADVGNFVRVTASYTDNQGTAETPISSASGLITGINDTASISFSGTETEDQILSATVTDADGFSAVSYQWQRSSDGSTWTDISSATNASYTLTDADVGNFVRVTASYTDNQGTAEAPISSSSGSITGINDTATISFSGTETEDQTLSATITDTDGFGAVNYQWQRSTDGSTWSDIASATNANYTLNDTDVGNSIRVTASYTDNQGTTETPVSSASGLITGINDTASISFSGTETEDQILSSTITDADGFGSVTYQWQRSTDGSIWSDIASATNANYTLTDADVGNFIRVTASYTDNQGTAETPISAASGLITGVNDTASINFSGTEAEDQILSATITDADGFSVVAYQWQRSSDGSNWINIASATEANYTLSDADVGNYVRVTANFTDDQGTLESPISTSSALVTGINDTPQLLNPLPDQTALEDTLFNWQIPANTFYDPDGEQLTFQASLENGAPLPNWLTFDAATQTFSGLADNDSQAGNFTINVNAIDGSGASVTANFSLTLNSVNDQPAITGTTNHSALEDSSPESVDISNVFSDEEDGNQLTYQVLSNSNTTLISNASINTNGELELSYGTNQNGTSTLTIQATDSQGASVVSAYTVQVTPVNDPPQAAQIEDITLTGGHQQTSTVDISNIFSDPESGSNLNYTIVANSNSDLITVASVDSTSQNINLTVSALPYGTATITIRATDTDGAFVETSFTVNVLAAPVTTTPEQPSTPDTPATTPIDNSTDETPNEATPATPEAEEAPETPLSNTEASPQNNFFINVINNLGEPPIDFGSDYSTDYPHRESPRPQNREVVDEKSPASNDIDLANLVALPGSYLSEKDIADFNDELHKLRMDMAKTLEEQHTSDVIYKGITVSLTAGIIIWLLRAGSVLLTLFSLLPVWKGLDPLPVITNSQRREQNKKQRKDKREEDTMRKEVGYLFDKSKSS, encoded by the coding sequence ATGCGGATTGTCGCAGAGCCGCTGGAAGACCGTCTGTTGTTCTCTGCAACAACAGATTTCGTGTTGCTTTCTGACGGTCCCGACGACCCGGATAATCTAAGCGTACAAGCCGACAACGCCAATTTGCTGGATATTCTGCAACTGCCAGATCCGCTTGGCGACCCCACGGCTTTTGAGCCATTGCTCGACACCCCCGATATAGACAGCAGCCCGCTTCCCCGCGAATATTTCGGCGGAGAGCTGATATTCGTCGATAGCGCTGTCGATAACAGCACGCAATTACTTGAAGAGCTTGAATTATCGGAAACCAGCGAATACCAAGTTTTTATGCTGGACAGCAACGCAGACGGCATTGAACAAATATCGCTGGTATTGGCGCAATACGCCGGTGTACAGGGAATACATCTGATAACTCACGGAAATCAAGGGCGTATCAACCTCGGTGACAGCCAACTTGATACGAACTCCCTCAGTAATTTTCAAGATCAATTATCGAGCTGGGGAGACGCTCTGGACGCCAATGGCGACATTCTTATCTATGGCTGCAACCTCACTGGCGACGCCGCTGGCGAACAACTCATCAACAGTTTGGCAAATATCACCAGCGCGGATGTAGCGGCCAGTAACGACGCAACCGGAGCATCAACACTGGGGGGCGACTGGCAACTGGAAAGTCGTACCGGGATTATCGAAACCCAAACCCTGGAAGCCCATCAATGGCAGGGCCTGCTGGCGGCGGCACCGGCAGACGACGCAATTACGGTATGGCACGATGAAGTTATCACAGGGAATTTGTTCACCGGTGTCGGCGGTACACAGATCAATGCAGACACATTCACCGGCAGCGGCCAACTGGTATCGGTCGAATACAACGGCGTGGTGTATAGCAGTTTCGATGGCAGTGACAACCTGACCATTGCCGCAGATAGCGGTACTTTTGTTATTAATCGCGATGGCACTTACACCTTCACCACCAACTACACCGCCAGCACCGTAAACAACGATACCGCTCTCGATTGGGCCGGCGCATTTAACGTATATGGCTTCGCCGCAGGTGCAACATACGAAGCCAGCGTGGATGTGCTCGACACCAGCTTCAGCAATGCCACTGCCGATTCCGCTGTTGAATTTGATAACGGGATTGGCGTGATGTACCCCGGCAGTTTAACCGACGAAATCGATAACGATGGCAATACCGAAGCCCTAGTCATCGATTTACAGGCCAACTACGGTATGGCCACCGTAACCGTTTCCCGCCTTGGCGGTTCACCTGTGGAGCAGGCTAACTGGGAAGCCTATGATGCCTCTGGGAATCAGGTGGGTTCGGGTTCCGTTGCTGGTGTAGGGGGGGGTGGTGCCTCTGACTTCATTGATGTTTTCATCAGCGATACCTCAGCAGATTTCCAATACCTGGTGTTTACGTCCGGCAACACCAACACCAGCTACGTCGTGAATCAAATTACCTTCGCCGCCGATGAGCCCGGCGATGAATCGTTTATCTACAGCGTTGAAGACTCCGGCGATCTCGCAGCAGGAACGGCTAACGGTAATTTCACCATCAGTTTTGTGGACGATAACAATCTGGCCACGGCCTACCTGGATGGCATCGGCTCGGAAGGGTCTACAGCCAGCACAGGCTTTCTTGCAGATGATGCCGATGGCGTTTCAGGCCCGGTTTCCTATCAATGGCAACGCAGTGTCGACGGCGATAACTGGAACAACATATCCGGAGCAACCGCCAGTGATTATGTGCTCACCGCAGATGAGGGCGGAATGTACGTGCGAGCACAGCTGACGTACGTGGATGATGAAGGCACCATTGAAACCGTCAATTCACAAGTCTCATCTCAGGTTACCAATAATGGTGCCGGTCGCGCATTATTTAGCGGAATTGAATTCGAAGGAGAAATTTTAACGGGGTCTATCTACGATCAAGATGGCGTACCCGGTACGATTTCGTATCAATGGCAAAGTAGCGCCGATGGTTCAACCTGGTCAGACATCAGCGGCGCTACCAGCAGCGACTTTACCTTAACGGCCAGCGAAGTAGGCCAGTATGTTCGTTTGACAGCAAACTATACCGATAACGCTTCCAACCCGGAAAATGTGCAGTCGGTGAGTTCCGGAATTATTGGTTCGGGAAATACCCCAGGAACTGTGATTCTTAGCGGATCTGCCACCGAAGACCAAAATCTTAACGCCCTAGTATCAGACGCTAATGGCGCGACTGGTGTGATTAGCTATGCCTGGCAGCGCAGCAGTGATGGCAGTAGCTGGGCCAACATTACTGGTGCAACAACCGCGAGTTATACCCTGGGCGATGATGACGTTGCTCAATACATTCGCGTAAGCGCAAGCTACACCGATGACGCCGGTTACAGCGAATCCCTGGTATCCAGTGCAACGTCACCCATCAACAACGTAAACGATACGCCGTCACTGAGTTTCAGTGGCACTGAAACCGAAGACCAGTTACTTACCGCATCGCTCGCAGATGCTGATGGGATTAGTACAGTTGACTATCAGTGGCAGCGTAGCAGCGATGGTTCAACCTGGACCGACATTGCTGGCGCCATAGCTTCCAGCTACACCCTAGGTGACGCAGACGTTAATAATTATGTTCGCGTAACGGCAAGCTACACAGACGATCAGGGCACACTGGAAACCCCCGCTTCTTCTGCATCAGGTTTAATCACAGGAATAAACGACACAGCATCAATCAGTTTTTCTGGAACAGAAACTGAAGATGAAATATTAAGTTCGATCATTACAGACGCTGATGGGTACAGCGCAGTTACATATCAATGGCAACGCAGCACTGATGGCTCGACGTGGACAAATATTGGTAGTGCAAATAATTCGACCTACACATTAACCGATGCCGATGTTGGCAACTTTGTACGCGTCACTGCAAGCTATACCGATAATCAAGGAACTGCAGAGGCCCCAATATCGTCCTCCTCCGGATCAATCACTGGCATCAACGACACCGCTACGATTAGTTTTTCAGGAACTGAAACTGAAGATCAAACTCTTTCAGCCACTATCACCGATGCGGACGGATTTGGTGCCGTAAATTATCAATGGCAACGAAGCACTGATGGTTCTACCTGGTCTGACATCGCCAGCGCGACAAACGCAAGTTACATATTAACCGATGCAGATGTCGGTAACTTTATACGTGTAAACGCAAGCTATACCGATAATCAAGGAACTGCTGAAACTCCCATTTCACCGGCCTCCGGTTTAATCACAGGAATAAACGATACAGCTTCTATCAGCTTTTCTGGAACAGAAACTGAGGATCAAATTTTATCTGCAACAGTTACTGATGCCGATGGCTTTGGTTCAGTGACTTATCAATGGCAACGCAGCACTGACGGCTCCACTTGGTCTGATATTGGTAGCGCGACAAACGCTAGTTACACATTAACCGACGCCGATGTTGATAATTTTGTTCGCGTTACCGCAAGCTATACCGACAATCAAGGAACTGCAGAGGCCCCAATATCGTCCTCCTCCGGATCAATCACTGGCATCAACGACACCGCTACGATTAGTTTTTCAGGAACAGAAACTGAAGATCAAATTTTATCTGCAACAGTTACTGATGCCGACGGTTTCTCGGCGGTTTCTTACCAATGGCAGCGCAGCTCCGATGGTTCAACCTGGACAGATATTGGTTCAGCAATAAATGCGAGTTACACATTAACCGACGCCGATGTTGATAATTTTGTTCGCGTTACCGCAAGCTATACCGACAACCAAGGAACCGCTGAGACCCCTGTATCATCGGCCTCAGGTTTAATCATAGGAATAAACGATACAGCTTCTATCAGCTTTTCTGGAATTGAAACCGAAGACCAAACCTTGAGTTCGACAATTACTGACGCGGACGGTTTCTCGGCTGTTTCTTACCAATGGCAAAGAAGTTCCGATGGTTCAACCTGGACAGATATTGGTACAGCAATAAATGCGAGTTACACATTAACTGACGCCGATGTCGGTAACTTTGTTCGTGTTACTGCAAGCTATACCGACAATCAGGGAACCACTGAAACCCCTGTATCATCGGCCTCGGGTTTAATCACAGGAATAAACGACACTGCATCAATCAGCTTTTCTGGAACTGAAACCGAAGACCAAACCCTGTCAGCCACTATCACCGATGCCGATGGATTTACTGCGGTCAACTATCAATGGCAACGCAGCACTGACGGCTCCACTTGGTCTGATATTGGTAGCGCGACTAACGCTAGTTACACATTAACCGACGCCGATGTCGGTAACTTTGTTCGTGTAAACGCAAGCTATACCGACAATCAGGGAACCGCTGAGACCCCTGTATCATCGGCCTCAGGTTTAATCACAGGAATAAACGACACAGCATCAATCAGTTTTTCTGGAACAGAAACTGAGGATCAAACCCTATCAGCCAGCATCACTGATGCCGATGGCTTTGGTGCCGTAAATTATCAATGGCAGCGCAGCTCCGATGGTTCAACCTGGATAGATATTGCTAGCGCGACAAATGCCAGTTACACATTAACCGACGCCGATGTTGATAATTTTGTTCGCGTTACCGCAAGCTATACCGATAATCAAGGCACAGCTGAAACTCCCATTTCATCGGCCTCCGGTTTAATCACAGGAATAAACGACACAGCATCAATCAGTTTTTCTGGAACAGAAACTGAAGATCAAATTTTATCTTCCACCATTACTGATGCCGATGGCTTTGGTGCTGTAAATTATCAATGGCAACGAAGCACTGATGGTTCAACCTGGACCGACATTGTTAGCGCAACAAATGCGAATTACACGTTAAACGATGCCGATGTTGGTAACTTTATACGTGTCACTGCAAGCTATACCGATAATCAAGGAACTGCAGAGGCCCCAATATCGTCCTCCTCCGGATCAATCACTGGCATCAACGACACCGCTACGATTAGTTTTTCCGGAACCGAAACTGAAGATCAAACACTATCAGCCAGCATCACTGATGCCGATGGATATACTGTAGTCAACTATCAATGGCAGCGCAGCTCTGATGGCTCGACGTGGACAGATATTGGTTCAGCAACAAATGCGAGTTACACATTAACTGACGCCGATGTTGATAATTTTGTTCGCGTTACCGCAAGCTATACCGACAATCAGGGAACCACTGAAACCCCTGTATCATCGACCTCCGGTTTAATCAGAGGAATAAACGACACCGCATCAATCAGTTTTTCTGGAACAGAAACTGAAGATCAAACCCTGTCAGCCACAATCACCGATGCCGATGGCTTTGGTTCAGTGACTTATCAATGGCAACGCAGCACTGACGGCTCCACTTGGTCTGATATTGGTAGCGCGACTAACGCTAGTTACACATTAACCGACGCCGATGTCGGTAACTTTGTTCGCGTAACCGCGAGTTATACCGATAACCAAGGAACTGCAGAAACTCCAATATCATCCTCCTCCGGATCAATCTCTGGTATCAATGACGCGGCTACGATTAGTTTTTCAGGAACAGAAACAGAGGATCAAATTTTATCTGCGAGCATTACTGATGCCGACGGGTTTGGTGTTGTCACCTATCAATGGCAACGCAGCACTGACGGTTCTATTTGGTCTGACATTGCTAGCGCGACAAATGCCAGTTACACATTAACCGATGCAGATGTCGGTAATTTTATACGTGTAACCGCAAGCTATACCGATAATCAAGGCACAGCTGAAACTCCCATTTCATCGACCTCCGGTTTAATCACAGGAATAAACGATACAGCTTCTATCAGCTTTTCTGGAACCGAAACTGAAGATCAAATTTTATCTTCCACCATCACCGATGCGGACGGATTTGGTGCCGTAAATTATCAATGGCAACGAAGTACTGATGGTTCTACTTGGTCCGACATCGCCAGCGCGACAAACGCTAGTTACACATTAACTGACGCCGATGTCGGTAACTTTGTTCGTGTTACTGCAAGTTATACCGACAATCAGGGAACCGCTGAGACCCCTATATCATCGGCCTCAGGTTTAATCACAGGAATAAACGACACAGCATCAATCAGTTTTTCTGGAACAGAAACTGAAGATCAAATTTTATCTGCAACAGTTACTGATGCCGACGGGTTCTCGGCGGTTTCTTACCAATGGCAGCGCAGCTCCGATGGTTCAACCTGGACAGATATTAGTTCAGCAACCAATGCCAGTTACACATTAACCGATGCCGATGTTGGCAACTTTGTTCGCGTAACCGCGAGTTATACCGATAATCAAGGAACTGCAGAGGCCCCAATATCGTCCTCCTCCGGATCAATCACTGGCATCAACGACACCGCTACGATTAGTTTTTCAGGAACTGAAACTGAAGATCAAACTCTTTCAGCCACTATCACCGATACGGACGGATTTGGTGCCGTAAATTATCAATGGCAACGAAGTACTGATGGTTCTACTTGGTCCGACATTGCTAGCGCGACTAACGCAAATTACACGTTAAACGATACCGATGTCGGTAACTCTATACGTGTAACCGCAAGCTATACCGACAATCAGGGAACCACTGAAACCCCTGTATCATCGGCCTCAGGTTTAATCACAGGAATAAACGACACAGCATCAATCAGTTTTTCTGGAACAGAAACTGAGGATCAAATTTTATCTTCCACCATCACTGATGCCGATGGCTTTGGTTCAGTGACTTATCAATGGCAACGAAGCACTGACGGTTCTATTTGGTCTGACATTGCTAGCGCGACAAATGCCAATTACACATTAACCGATGCCGATGTCGGTAACTTTATACGTGTAACCGCAAGCTATACCGATAATCAAGGCACAGCTGAAACTCCAATATCTGCAGCATCAGGATTAATTACAGGAGTTAATGACACCGCCTCAATTAATTTCTCGGGCACCGAAGCTGAAGACCAAATATTGAGCGCAACAATTACAGATGCGGATGGTTTTTCAGTTGTCGCCTACCAATGGCAACGTAGTTCTGACGGTTCAAACTGGATTAACATCGCAAGCGCTACCGAAGCAAACTACACGCTGAGCGACGCGGATGTTGGTAATTATGTTCGCGTAACCGCCAATTTCACCGACGATCAGGGCACTCTAGAAAGCCCAATTTCTACCAGTTCGGCGTTGGTTACAGGTATAAATGACACGCCTCAATTATTAAATCCACTTCCCGATCAAACCGCACTGGAAGATACCCTTTTTAATTGGCAAATACCCGCGAACACGTTTTATGATCCTGACGGCGAACAACTTACATTTCAAGCCAGTCTTGAAAATGGCGCCCCCCTCCCAAACTGGCTTACCTTCGACGCTGCTACGCAAACTTTTAGTGGCCTTGCAGATAATGATAGCCAGGCCGGTAATTTCACGATTAACGTTAATGCCATCGACGGGAGTGGCGCCTCTGTAACAGCAAATTTTTCACTCACACTCAACAGCGTTAACGATCAACCCGCGATTACTGGTACTACAAATCACAGCGCTCTCGAAGATTCATCACCAGAGTCTGTGGATATAAGTAATGTGTTTAGTGATGAAGAGGATGGCAATCAGCTAACCTACCAAGTACTCAGCAATAGTAATACGACGCTTATCAGCAACGCATCAATAAATACCAATGGTGAACTTGAGCTGAGTTACGGCACCAATCAAAATGGCACCAGCACGCTCACGATTCAGGCAACCGACTCACAAGGGGCATCGGTAGTATCGGCATATACGGTTCAGGTAACGCCGGTTAACGACCCACCTCAGGCAGCTCAAATTGAAGATATCACCCTCACTGGAGGTCATCAGCAAACGAGTACGGTGGATATTTCCAATATTTTTAGCGACCCCGAGAGTGGTTCCAATTTAAATTACACCATTGTGGCGAACAGCAATTCAGATTTAATTACAGTCGCCAGTGTTGATTCGACCAGTCAAAACATTAACCTTACTGTCTCCGCACTGCCTTATGGCACAGCGACAATCACAATTCGTGCTACCGATACAGACGGGGCATTCGTAGAAACCTCGTTTACTGTTAATGTGCTGGCAGCACCAGTAACAACGACACCAGAGCAACCCAGCACTCCCGACACACCCGCAACAACGCCTATTGACAATAGTACAGACGAAACGCCAAACGAAGCAACGCCAGCTACTCCAGAGGCTGAGGAAGCGCCAGAGACACCACTGAGCAACACGGAAGCATCGCCTCAAAACAATTTTTTCATTAACGTGATAAATAACCTGGGCGAACCACCAATTGACTTTGGTTCAGATTACAGCACAGATTATCCACACCGGGAGAGCCCGAGACCGCAAAACCGCGAAGTGGTCGACGAAAAATCGCCAGCATCTAACGATATAGATTTGGCTAATTTGGTGGCACTTCCTGGCAGTTATCTCAGTGAGAAAGATATTGCTGATTTTAATGATGAGTTACATAAACTCAGAATGGACATGGCAAAAACATTGGAAGAACAACATACCTCCGACGTTATTTACAAAGGGATTACGGTGTCGCTAACCGCCGGCATTATTATTTGGTTATTGCGCGCCGGAAGTGTTCTACTCACTTTGTTTTCGTTGCTGCCAGTTTGGAAAGGACTTGACCCGCTTCCGGTGATAACCAATAGCCAAAGACGGGAACAGAATAAAAAACAGCGTAAGGACAAACGTGAAGAAGATACCATGCGCAAGGAAGTAGGCTATTTGTTCGACAAGTCGAAAAGTAGCTGA
- a CDS encoding PAS domain S-box-containing protein/diguanylate cyclase (GGDEF)-like protein: MTFKISPTVQLSIGLVLLTISILLVAQAIGLTPGINSNERLYARQKLAETIALQATIALKRNDRFFLPTMFNQIVEQTPSIRSLALRRSDTTVAYQTALHAKLWTLSSGSSSTPEEFRIPIVLDGVNQANLEITFTPLGSDNNELLGIPRFIWFIIFICTSGFLTFSIYLRRTLKHLDPSSVVPARVRNALNTMAEGVLILDKRTQVILANDAFVSRFERPETKLIGRNASKLGLSLENNSLHLPWELAQRSGQKQVKVRMRASLKGESAIFNVNSVPILDEKNRFQGTINSFDDITEIEAKTSMLQDMLTNLVDKQKYIEIKNQELHHLATRDPLTDCYNRRSLFERLEQHFKSKNTLHQEFCVIMLDIDHFKRINDTFGHNVGDVVIKGVCHLVWQQLGKHDMIARFGGEEFCVLLPECTTQRAQHLAEKCRSMIAGNPIDNIEVTASFGISTLAFGAQTPNEIILQADQALYASKNAGRNRCTLWSQALVKEDAVKSLARAD; the protein is encoded by the coding sequence ATGACTTTTAAAATCTCGCCAACCGTGCAATTAAGTATCGGCTTGGTACTGCTCACAATATCCATATTATTGGTTGCTCAGGCTATCGGCCTTACACCGGGCATCAATTCCAATGAGCGTTTATACGCACGACAAAAACTCGCGGAAACCATCGCATTGCAAGCCACAATCGCATTAAAACGCAATGACCGGTTCTTTTTACCCACAATGTTTAATCAAATTGTGGAACAAACGCCGAGCATTCGCTCGCTGGCTTTGCGACGCTCCGACACCACTGTGGCCTATCAAACAGCGTTACACGCAAAACTTTGGACCCTCTCGTCCGGTAGCAGCTCAACGCCAGAGGAATTTCGAATCCCCATTGTACTGGATGGCGTAAACCAAGCTAATTTAGAAATAACCTTTACCCCACTGGGAAGCGATAACAACGAACTTCTAGGTATTCCACGCTTTATTTGGTTCATCATTTTTATTTGTACCAGCGGATTCCTAACATTTTCCATCTATTTACGTCGTACCTTAAAACACCTGGACCCAAGTTCCGTAGTACCAGCCCGGGTACGCAACGCACTTAATACCATGGCCGAAGGTGTTTTGATTTTGGATAAACGTACCCAGGTCATTCTCGCCAACGATGCCTTTGTAAGCAGATTCGAACGGCCAGAAACCAAACTGATTGGTCGCAATGCCAGTAAACTGGGCTTATCGTTAGAGAATAACAGTCTGCACCTGCCGTGGGAGCTAGCACAACGCAGCGGGCAAAAACAGGTTAAAGTACGAATGCGCGCTTCACTGAAGGGGGAATCAGCAATTTTCAATGTTAATTCGGTACCCATTCTCGATGAAAAAAACCGCTTCCAGGGCACTATTAACAGCTTCGATGATATTACCGAAATCGAAGCAAAAACCTCCATGCTTCAGGATATGCTCACTAACCTGGTGGACAAACAAAAATATATTGAAATAAAAAACCAGGAATTACACCACCTGGCAACTCGCGATCCGCTCACCGATTGCTACAACCGCCGCAGTCTGTTCGAGCGACTGGAGCAGCACTTTAAGAGCAAGAATACTTTGCATCAGGAATTCTGCGTAATCATGCTGGATATCGATCACTTCAAACGCATAAATGATACTTTCGGCCATAACGTTGGCGATGTAGTGATTAAGGGTGTGTGCCATTTGGTGTGGCAGCAACTCGGAAAACACGACATGATCGCCCGCTTCGGTGGTGAAGAATTCTGCGTTCTCCTACCCGAATGCACTACCCAACGTGCGCAACATCTTGCTGAGAAATGCCGATCGATGATAGCCGGCAACCCCATAGATAATATCGAAGTTACAGCAAGTTTCGGTATCAGTACATTGGCATTCGGAGCGCAAACGCCGAACGAAATTATTCTTCAAGCGGATCAGGCACTCTACGCCTCGAAAAACGCTGGCCGAAATCGCTGCACCTTGTGGTCGCAAGCTCTTGTAAAAGAGGATGCAGTAAAGAGTCTCGCCCGCGCTGACTGA
- a CDS encoding fumarate reductase iron-sulfur subunit — protein MNTIPVKQVEASAGEYRKLTVNIFRHNPLDESSVPHFDTFEVEEADSMTLFILLNEIRENHDPSVQFDFVCRAGICGSCAMLVNGRPKLACRTLTQELPAVLTLAPLPGFELIGDLSVNTGKWMRNMSEHLETWIHNKEQERDFCRLEEKMEPDVAEKIYELERCVECGCCIAACGTAQMRADFVGAVGINQLARFKIDPRDDRSDADYYEVLGTEDGVFGCMTLLGCDDMCPKELPLAQQIAFMRRKMALAQV, from the coding sequence GTGAATACTATCCCTGTTAAACAAGTTGAAGCGAGTGCTGGTGAGTACCGCAAGTTGACCGTGAATATTTTTCGCCACAACCCTTTGGATGAAAGCAGTGTGCCACACTTCGATACCTTTGAAGTGGAAGAAGCTGATTCCATGACATTATTTATCCTGTTAAATGAAATTCGTGAGAATCATGACCCCAGCGTTCAGTTCGATTTTGTATGTCGTGCTGGAATTTGTGGCAGCTGTGCCATGCTGGTAAACGGCCGTCCAAAACTGGCTTGCCGCACACTTACCCAGGAGCTGCCTGCAGTGCTAACGCTGGCACCGTTGCCCGGTTTTGAATTGATCGGCGATCTGTCAGTGAATACGGGTAAGTGGATGCGCAACATGAGCGAGCATCTCGAAACGTGGATTCATAACAAAGAACAAGAGCGTGATTTCTGCAGGCTAGAAGAAAAGATGGAACCCGACGTTGCAGAAAAAATTTACGAGTTGGAGCGATGCGTGGAATGCGGATGCTGTATAGCCGCCTGTGGTACTGCGCAAATGCGCGCCGATTTCGTGGGCGCTGTGGGCATCAACCAGCTGGCACGATTTAAAATCGATCCACGCGATGATCGTAGCGATGCCGATTACTATGAAGTGCTTGGCACCGAAGATGGTGTTTTTGGCTGCATGACCCTGCTGGGTTGTGACGATATGTGCCCGAAAGAGCTGCCTCTGGCGCAACAAATTGCCTTTATGCGCAGAAAAATGGCTCTCGCACAGGTGTAA